One genomic window of Polyodon spathula isolate WHYD16114869_AA chromosome 8, ASM1765450v1, whole genome shotgun sequence includes the following:
- the LOC121320254 gene encoding thyrotropin-releasing hormone receptor-like: MENSTVAQGMDLNSTLSEALKKMPQDSIEVQVVTILLALLICGVGIAGNIMVVLVVLRTKYMMTPTNCYLVSLAIADLIVLLAAGLPNISEVVASWIYGYTGCLCITYLQYLGINVSSCSITAFTIERYIAICHSIKAQFICTVSRAKKIIACVWIFTSVYCIMWFFLVDTNETIYADGVVVKCGYRVSRNLYMPIYFLDFTLFYVIPLIVATVLYGLIARILFMNPLPANPHDRVGTDSIHQGRSQNTMKLSSKPNKGAMSSRKQITKMLAVVVILFALLWMPYRTLVVVNSFMDPPYLKTWFLLFCRMCVYTNSAINPIIYNLMSQKFRAAFKKLCKCKQQKPEKETKYNMPVYYSVMKDSSHESPDHDVTEQEDMNGFPMPSKNVSFTDKCSDTNTTYSVA; the protein is encoded by the exons ATGGAGAACAGCACTGTAGCTCAGGGGATGGATTTAAATTCCACCCTAAGTGAAGCACTGAAGAAGATGCCCCAGGACTCTATAGAAGTCCAGGTTGTCACTATTCTCCTGGCTCTGTTAATATGTGGGGTTGGTATAGCTGGTAACATCATGGTAGTCTTGGTAGTTCTCAGAACCAAGTATATGATGACCCCAACAAACTGCTACCTGGTCAGCTTAGCTATAGCTGACCTTATTGTCCTTTTGGCTGCAGGACTTCCAAATATTTCTGAGGTGGTCGCCTCTTGGATTTACGGCTATACTGGTTGCCTCTGCATTACATACCTACAATACCTGGGCATTAACGTCTCTTCGTGTTCAATAACAGCTTTCACCATTGAGAGATACATAGCGATCTGCCACTCCATCAAAGCCCAGTTTATCTGCACTGTCTCCAGGGCAAAGAAAATCATAGCTTGCGTGTGGATTTTCACCTCTGTCTATTGTATTATGTGGTTCTTCTTGGTGGACACCAACGAGACCATCTACGCTGATGGTGTGGTGGTCAAATGCGGCTATCGTGTCTCAAGGAACCTTTACATGCCCATCTATTTCCTGGACTTTACTTTGTTCTACGTTATACCGCTCATCGTAGCGACTGTGCTGTATGGTTTGATAGCCAGGATTTTGTTCATGAACCCCCTTCCTGCTAACCCTCATGACAGAGTGGGCACGGACTCGATTCACCAAGGAAGATCTCAAAACACCATGAAGCTCTCCTCGAAACCAAACAAGGGTGCCATGTCATCAAGAAAGCAG ATAACAAAGATGCTGGCTGTTGTGGTGATCCTGTTCGCTCTCCTGTGGATGCCCTACCGCACTCTGGTGGTGGTCAACTCTTTTATGGACCCTCCTTATCTCAAGACCTGGTTCTTGCTCTTCTGCAGGATGTGTGTTTACACAAACAGCGCCATCAACCCCATCATCTACAATCTGATGTCCCAGAAGTTTCGGGCTGCTTTTAAGAAACTGTGTAAGTGTAAGCAGCAGAAGCCCGAGAAGGAGACCAAATACAACATGCCTGTTTATTACAGCGTTATGAAGGACTCCTCCCACGAAAGCCCTGACCATGATGTCACAGAGCAGGAAGATATGAATGGCTTTCCAATGCCAAGCAAGAATGTTAGCTTTACTGACAAATGCAGTGACACCAACACAACATACAGCGTGGCCTGA